The genomic interval CACGATGAGCGTCGACAGCACGGTGAGGATGAGTGCGCCCAGTGCGGTGCGGGTGAATCCGCCGTGCACGGAGCCGAACGTAGTGCCGCCGACCAGGACGGCTGCCAGCCCTGCGAACAGATATGGGTCGCCGACCGCCTGGGACCATCCCGCTCCGAAGGCAGCGATGAATACACCAGCGAGGCCGGCCAGCGCGCCGGATGCCGCGAACACCGACGTCCACACCACGGAGGTCTTGACGCGCGCGAAGTTCGCCGCGACGGGGTTCACACCCGTGGCGTAGAGTCTGCGGCCCGAGGCGGTCTTGGCCAGGAAGAGCCACAGCGCTGCGCCGAGCACCGCGACGATCGCGATGACCGGCGGGAACGGCAGACCGAACGTCGTGCCGTTGAGCTGGGCGAGCGCGCGCAGCTCGGCGGGTGGCTGCCCGTTGTAGTCGCCGCTGGCGAGGAACATCGACCCGCCGGTGAGCATCGCCCCCACGCCGAGCGTCATCACGAGCGGCTGGATGCGGAAGCGATGGCAGAGCCAGCCGACGCTCGCCCCGACCGCTCCGCACACGAGCATGACCACAAGGAAGGCGAAGGGGACCGGCCAGCCGAGGCGACTGGTCGCGTTGGAGGCGATCATAGCGCCGAACGTGATGTATCCGGCGACGGCGAGGTCAAGGCCGCCGATGATCACGACGAGGGTCTGACCCATCGAGGCGAGCGCCAGCAGCGCGGCGATCGTGATCACGGCGATCGCCGCCTGGGGTCGCACGAGGAAAGCGGGGATGGTCGCGACGAGGAGGGCCGAGAGCGCGACCAGCACCACGACCTGGACGAACGGCGTGCGCAGCGCCCAGGCGCGGAACTTCGGCCAGCCGGAAGGGCCGGGCTGGGGCAGCGTGAGTGTACGGGTGACACCCGTGGTCGGCTCGGTCATGCACGGCTCCTTACACGGCGAGAACTCAGCAGCGTCGCTCCGACGAGCACGCCGACAACGAGGGCGAGGCCATAGGCGAACTGGATCAGGCTGGGCTGCACGCCGGCCGCGGTGAGCAGCTGCTGCAGCAGGAAGATGACGAGGGCGCCGAAGAACGTGCCGAGCAAGCCACCCTTTCCGCCGCCGAGCGCGGTGCCGCCCAGCACCGCGGCGGCGAGGCCGAGGAGCGCATAGGTTGTCGCGAGCGATGATTGCGAAGACTGCAGGAGGGCCGAGAGCGCGATGCCTGCGACGCCGGCGAAGAGCCCGCCCAGCGCGTAGGCGAGGATCCGCACAGCGGTGACGTTCACGCCGGAGCCGTACGCCGACACGTCGCTCTCCCCCGTTGCGAGCAGGTTCGCGACGAATGCCGTGCGCTTGAGGAAGAACCACGCGATCGCGACGACGCCG from Microbacterium aurum carries:
- a CDS encoding ABC transporter permease — encoded protein: MTEPTTGVTRTLTLPQPGPSGWPKFRAWALRTPFVQVVVLVALSALLVATIPAFLVRPQAAIAVITIAALLALASMGQTLVVIIGGLDLAVAGYITFGAMIASNATSRLGWPVPFAFLVVMLVCGAVGASVGWLCHRFRIQPLVMTLGVGAMLTGGSMFLASGDYNGQPPAELRALAQLNGTTFGLPFPPVIAIVAVLGAALWLFLAKTASGRRLYATGVNPVAANFARVKTSVVWTSVFAASGALAGLAGVFIAAFGAGWSQAVGDPYLFAGLAAVLVGGTTFGSVHGGFTRTALGALILTVLSTLIVSRGLSEAQGRIVYGIIILAVVALYGRERHVRDRF